Proteins encoded within one genomic window of Leptospira stimsonii:
- a CDS encoding family 2A encapsulin nanocompartment shell protein codes for MSVNKKLNVQEQVRTGFLKLGDIGMADTTVQHSLGDNAARKLANTTKTAPQYGAITPRWLVRFLDWKPLESGTLRVNRVKDNTSVDVLCGQKDEQPLPETFVNYEEQPREYTLSAISTVLDVHTRVSDLFSTPHDQIKEQLRLTIESVKERQENELINNDEYGLLKHASKNQRISTRKGPPTPDDLDELITKVWKEPSFFLAHPLAIAAFGRECTRRGVPPATVSLFGAQFLTWRGLPIIPCDKLLVNGESKPKSTEGKTNILLLRVGEKKQGVIGLFQPGLPGEQTPGLSVRFMGINRSAIGSYLISLYCSAAILTDDAIGVLENVDVGNYHEYK; via the coding sequence TTGTCTGTAAATAAGAAACTCAATGTTCAAGAACAAGTCCGAACTGGATTTTTAAAATTAGGAGACATCGGCATGGCTGATACGACCGTACAACATTCCCTCGGCGATAACGCCGCACGCAAATTAGCGAACACAACCAAAACAGCACCCCAGTACGGAGCGATTACGCCACGCTGGCTCGTCCGATTCTTAGACTGGAAACCGCTTGAATCCGGAACACTCAGAGTCAACCGAGTCAAGGACAATACGAGCGTAGACGTTCTGTGCGGACAGAAGGACGAACAACCTCTACCGGAAACCTTCGTCAATTATGAAGAACAACCGAGGGAATACACTCTCAGTGCAATTTCCACCGTTCTCGACGTTCACACGAGAGTATCCGATCTGTTCAGCACCCCACACGATCAAATCAAAGAACAACTTCGCTTAACAATCGAAAGCGTAAAAGAACGTCAGGAAAACGAACTCATCAACAACGACGAATACGGTCTTCTGAAACACGCATCCAAGAATCAAAGAATTTCCACTCGCAAAGGACCACCTACCCCGGACGACTTGGACGAACTCATTACGAAAGTATGGAAAGAGCCTTCCTTCTTCTTGGCACATCCTTTAGCGATCGCGGCGTTCGGGAGAGAATGTACACGCAGAGGTGTTCCTCCCGCTACCGTTTCCCTTTTCGGAGCTCAATTTCTAACTTGGAGAGGACTTCCGATTATTCCTTGCGATAAACTTTTGGTGAACGGAGAAAGCAAACCGAAATCGACCGAAGGAAAGACAAACATTCTTCTTCTGAGAGTGGGCGAGAAAAAACAGGGTGTGATCGGACTCTTTCAACCCGGCCTTCCGGGAGAACAAACTCCCGGACTCTCGGTTCGTTTTATGGGGATCAACCGTTCCGCGATCGGATCCTATTTGATTTCTCTTTATTGCTCCGCGGCCATTCTTACCGACGACGCTATCGGAGTTTTGGAGAATGTCGACGTAGGCAACTATCATGAGTATAAGTGA
- a CDS encoding PAS domain-containing sensor histidine kinase has protein sequence MIHILQTILEQAHAGYWEKNFLKDTSYLSPAWKSMLGYEDFELEDSIRAWQSLILPEDIDLIRDEFQNYLRANTNQLYETDIRFRHRNGSIVWFRCTCKLVEVDSNGKPVLLLGTYFNITESKRIESELKLTLDRLALATKAAKVGIWDLDLIDDRLSWDEAMYALYGVKADTFSGAYAAWESGLHPEDLERCRIEHKNALEGIKDFDMEFRVIWPDGSVRHIKAIAIVQRMASGKPFRMVGTNWDITEHKNAETALKESYELTKVFIEKAPSAIAMFDTNMCYMAASQQWLADYGLIGTEIIGHSHYEIFPEIGEEWKQIHRECLNGKVQRRDEELFVRRDGSSQWIIWEVRPWYRAQNEVGGILMYTEDISALKYKEFERSRLEEILTRTNEAAQIGSWELDLETNTRVWSKVTKKIFELPEDHTPTSEDVARFFKNESERKRFADIVAESIETGKPFDFEGEIVTDKGNVVWTRSIGKPEYLNGKCIRVSGTFQNIQEQKERELALQGTLKIVNDQNERLLNFAHIVSHNLRSHAGNITMLLKILDEATTESEKEEMIRYIEKASDSLMDTVLNLNEVVSIQTNKNIQNTEISLREYIEKVSQTISGEIQKYNVRIQNLVSESVRVKCNTSYMESILLNFLTNAIKYRHPERIPEITLNAERQLNRLVLSIQDNGLGIDLNKNGDKLFGMYKTFHNNRDSKGIGLFITKNQVEAMGGRIEVESVLNQGTIFRILFL, from the coding sequence ATGATCCATATCCTTCAGACCATTTTAGAACAGGCGCACGCTGGGTATTGGGAAAAGAATTTTCTTAAAGACACGAGTTATCTTTCGCCGGCTTGGAAATCCATGCTCGGTTATGAAGATTTCGAATTGGAAGATTCGATTCGCGCCTGGCAGTCGCTTATATTACCTGAGGATATAGATCTCATCCGAGACGAATTCCAAAATTATCTCAGAGCAAATACCAATCAACTCTATGAGACCGATATTCGTTTTCGACATCGAAACGGATCGATCGTCTGGTTTCGATGCACATGCAAACTTGTGGAAGTCGACTCTAACGGAAAGCCGGTTCTACTGTTAGGAACGTATTTCAATATCACCGAATCGAAACGAATCGAATCCGAATTGAAGCTTACTTTGGATCGTCTCGCGCTTGCAACGAAAGCCGCGAAAGTCGGAATCTGGGATTTGGATCTGATCGATGACCGTCTTTCTTGGGACGAGGCAATGTACGCATTGTATGGCGTGAAAGCCGATACCTTTTCCGGCGCTTATGCGGCTTGGGAGTCAGGCCTTCATCCCGAAGATTTGGAACGTTGTAGAATCGAACACAAAAATGCCCTGGAAGGAATCAAAGACTTTGATATGGAGTTCCGCGTCATTTGGCCGGACGGATCCGTTCGACACATCAAGGCGATCGCCATCGTTCAGAGAATGGCATCGGGTAAACCGTTTCGAATGGTTGGAACGAACTGGGATATCACCGAACATAAAAACGCGGAAACCGCGTTGAAAGAAAGTTACGAATTAACAAAGGTCTTTATCGAAAAAGCGCCTTCGGCGATCGCGATGTTCGATACGAACATGTGTTATATGGCGGCCTCGCAACAATGGTTGGCTGACTACGGATTAATCGGAACCGAAATAATCGGACATTCTCATTATGAGATTTTTCCGGAGATCGGAGAAGAATGGAAACAAATCCATAGGGAATGTTTGAACGGAAAGGTTCAACGAAGAGATGAAGAATTATTCGTTCGCAGAGACGGAAGTTCTCAGTGGATAATCTGGGAAGTTCGCCCCTGGTATCGAGCACAGAACGAAGTAGGCGGTATTCTAATGTACACCGAAGACATCAGTGCGCTGAAATACAAAGAGTTTGAAAGAAGTCGGCTGGAGGAAATTCTAACACGAACAAACGAGGCGGCGCAAATCGGTTCTTGGGAATTGGATCTGGAAACTAATACAAGAGTTTGGAGTAAAGTAACTAAAAAGATTTTCGAATTGCCGGAGGACCATACTCCAACAAGTGAGGATGTTGCCCGTTTTTTTAAGAATGAATCCGAGAGAAAACGTTTCGCGGACATAGTTGCCGAATCGATCGAGACGGGAAAACCATTCGATTTCGAAGGAGAAATCGTCACAGATAAAGGGAACGTCGTTTGGACCCGTTCGATCGGGAAACCGGAATACCTGAACGGAAAGTGTATTCGCGTTTCCGGAACCTTTCAAAATATCCAGGAACAAAAAGAAAGGGAACTGGCGCTTCAGGGAACTTTGAAAATCGTAAACGATCAAAACGAAAGACTATTAAATTTTGCTCATATTGTTTCGCACAATCTCCGTTCTCACGCGGGAAATATCACGATGCTTCTTAAAATATTGGATGAGGCAACGACGGAATCAGAAAAGGAGGAAATGATCCGTTATATCGAAAAAGCCTCGGACAGTTTGATGGATACGGTTCTGAATCTGAACGAAGTCGTTTCGATTCAGACGAATAAGAATATTCAAAATACCGAAATTTCTCTTCGCGAATATATAGAGAAGGTATCCCAAACGATCAGCGGAGAGATACAGAAATACAATGTTCGGATTCAAAACCTGGTTTCGGAATCGGTCAGAGTGAAGTGTAATACGTCCTACATGGAAAGTATTCTTCTAAATTTTTTGACCAACGCGATCAAATACAGACATCCGGAGAGAATTCCCGAAATCACACTCAACGCTGAGCGGCAATTGAATCGTCTTGTTTTGAGTATACAAGACAACGGGCTTGGAATCGATCTGAATAAAAACGGGGATAAACTTTTTGGAATGTACAAAACGTTTCATAATAATCGTGACTCAAAAGGAATCGGACTGTTTATCACAAAAAATCAGGTGGAAGCGATGGGTGGAAGAATCGAAGTGGAAAGTGTTTTAAATCAGGGAACAATCTTTCGGATTCTCTTTCTCTAA
- a CDS encoding nuclear transport factor 2 family protein, with the protein MNLEENKQIVRNYFQRMNEKRFSQAVELLSDDLVWWIIGRTKVSGKNDKRTVQLGFKLLHRTFSDFHFILHDFTAEENRVSLTAESKGRHSNGKLYNNHYHFLFTIENGKIQSAKEYLDTEHAIWIEQPETESIT; encoded by the coding sequence ATGAATCTTGAAGAGAATAAACAGATCGTAAGAAACTACTTTCAAAGAATGAATGAAAAACGATTTTCTCAAGCAGTAGAATTGTTAAGCGACGATTTGGTCTGGTGGATAATAGGCAGGACAAAGGTTTCGGGTAAGAATGATAAACGAACCGTTCAACTCGGTTTCAAGTTACTACACAGGACGTTTTCCGATTTCCACTTTATACTCCACGACTTTACTGCCGAAGAAAATCGTGTTTCTCTGACAGCGGAATCGAAAGGAAGGCATTCGAACGGAAAACTCTACAACAATCACTACCATTTTCTTTTTACGATCGAAAACGGAAAGATACAAAGCGCCAAGGAATATCTAGACACGGAACACGCGATTTGGATCGAACAACCCGAAACCGAATCAATCACTTAA
- a CDS encoding NADPH-dependent FMN reductase — protein MKILAISGSLRFQSTNSALLRAIAKVAPPEMEIITYEELGELPHFSPDIDGERSPAVVVRYREALNNADGVLICTPEYAHGIPGVLKNSLDWVVGSGEYVDKPVMALSASPSYMGGDKAHASLLQTLRVMNVTVVDPASFCVTLARKKMNEQEELVDTETKETFRNAFADFAKAIHSSLEKNAAKEA, from the coding sequence ATGAAAATTCTCGCGATTTCCGGAAGCCTCCGGTTTCAATCTACAAACTCCGCATTACTTCGTGCCATCGCAAAAGTGGCGCCTCCCGAAATGGAAATTATCACCTATGAAGAATTAGGTGAACTTCCTCATTTTTCTCCGGATATCGACGGAGAACGTTCACCGGCGGTGGTCGTGCGTTACCGGGAAGCGCTCAATAACGCGGACGGTGTTTTGATCTGCACTCCGGAATACGCGCACGGAATTCCGGGCGTGTTAAAAAATTCCTTGGATTGGGTAGTCGGCTCGGGAGAATACGTGGACAAACCGGTGATGGCTTTAAGCGCGTCTCCTTCTTATATGGGCGGTGATAAAGCGCACGCCTCTCTGCTTCAAACCCTACGTGTTATGAACGTAACGGTTGTAGATCCTGCCTCTTTTTGTGTTACACTCGCGCGTAAAAAAATGAACGAGCAGGAAGAACTCGTGGATACGGAAACGAAGGAAACCTTTAGAAACGCGTTTGCCGATTTTGCGAAGGCGATTCATTCCTCCCTCGAGAAAAACGCGGCAAAAGAGGCGTAA
- a CDS encoding alpha/beta hydrolase — protein sequence MIHYESNPAIKSSKTSSPGKPPILFVHGAWHGGWCWTENFVPYFQKAGHDVYTLDLRGHGKSPSIGSFRWTSIGNYVQDVRKVLDQLPPSTVLVGHSMGGLVVQKTLETAHVPKAVLLASVPPYGVFRITLELFFKHPIRFLRVLATLSLFPLVEDPKLSQELFFSKSLSDTKAFHYASRLQDESFFAFLGMLILSLPKTKKIQTPLLVIGGGKDRFFPPWEVALTAKAYEVKPEIFANMGHNLMLDEGWENVAKRIESYLSSETVSKTKTVSKKTKTKSKKKAKPKKRK from the coding sequence ATGATCCACTACGAATCCAATCCCGCGATAAAATCCTCAAAAACCTCCTCTCCCGGAAAACCACCGATCCTTTTCGTTCACGGAGCCTGGCACGGAGGCTGGTGTTGGACGGAGAATTTTGTGCCTTATTTTCAAAAAGCGGGACACGACGTTTATACCCTGGATCTCAGAGGTCATGGCAAAAGCCCGAGTATCGGTTCCTTTCGTTGGACCTCGATCGGAAACTATGTTCAAGACGTCCGAAAAGTTTTGGATCAACTCCCGCCCTCCACGGTGTTAGTCGGTCATTCTATGGGCGGGTTGGTCGTGCAAAAAACATTAGAAACAGCTCATGTTCCGAAAGCCGTTTTACTTGCAAGCGTTCCACCTTACGGCGTTTTTAGAATCACGTTGGAGCTTTTTTTCAAACATCCGATTCGTTTTTTGCGCGTGCTCGCGACTCTTTCCCTATTTCCACTCGTCGAAGATCCGAAACTGAGTCAGGAACTTTTCTTTTCGAAATCGTTAAGCGACACAAAAGCGTTTCACTACGCTTCTCGTCTTCAAGACGAATCCTTTTTTGCATTTTTAGGAATGTTGATTCTTTCTCTTCCTAAAACCAAAAAGATCCAAACTCCGCTCTTGGTGATCGGTGGAGGGAAAGACAGATTTTTTCCGCCTTGGGAAGTGGCACTCACAGCGAAAGCATACGAAGTGAAACCGGAAATTTTTGCGAATATGGGTCACAATCTCATGCTCGACGAAGGATGGGAGAATGTTGCAAAAAGAATCGAGTCCTATCTTTCATCGGAAACGGTTTCCAAAACGAAAACCGTCTCTAAAAAAACGAAAACCAAATCTAAAAAGAAGGCAAAACCGAAGAAAAGAAAATAG
- a CDS encoding adenylate/guanylate cyclase domain-containing protein, translating to MAFRRTIGASASEDRLEKLIQDRLQPGADKAKVDQRIWDLFGEEWCVMFTDLSGFSRGVERFGIIHFLQTIHESERILIPIIEDHDGILLKSEGDSFLVIFRNVGKGIESAIKMQQILVHYNQDKIPEEKILLCVGLGFGKVLKIGDSDVFGSEVNTASKLGEDTAEAGEILVTQSVFEQVREKHLRFEELPEAPAGTPKAYRLVY from the coding sequence ATGGCATTTCGAAGAACGATCGGAGCGAGCGCTTCCGAAGACAGGCTGGAAAAATTGATCCAGGACCGATTGCAACCCGGAGCGGACAAGGCGAAAGTCGATCAGAGAATCTGGGACCTATTCGGCGAAGAATGGTGCGTAATGTTCACGGATCTTTCCGGTTTTTCCAGAGGAGTCGAACGATTCGGGATCATTCATTTTTTACAAACCATTCACGAATCCGAAAGAATTCTCATCCCGATCATTGAAGATCACGATGGAATTCTTTTGAAGTCGGAAGGCGACAGCTTTCTCGTGATCTTTCGAAACGTCGGAAAAGGAATCGAATCTGCGATCAAGATGCAACAGATTCTCGTTCACTACAACCAAGACAAGATTCCGGAAGAAAAAATTCTTCTTTGTGTCGGACTCGGCTTCGGAAAGGTTTTAAAAATCGGAGATTCGGACGTATTCGGATCCGAAGTAAACACCGCGAGTAAACTCGGAGAGGATACAGCGGAAGCAGGAGAGATTCTTGTCACTCAATCAGTTTTCGAACAGGTCCGTGAAAAACACCTTCGATTTGAGGAATTACCGGAGGCGCCGGCCGGAACCCCGAAAGCGTATCGACTCGTTTACTAA
- a CDS encoding APC family permease translates to MVEILKTSGGVPQKKISLFGLTCLAIGLTIGGGVFVLSGIVGASVGRYLPWLYGVAAIPMFLAIAPVAALGTIFPASGGNYFYPSRFLSPLVAFLGIWFFIITASLGQMPLFCISTAKFLGDFFPISTKILSFLILTFFYLLNLFGLRFVVWIQTSMVVLLVLGLLAFIGISIPTYVPDLPTESEFPGWKRTLYGISLLTFTYFGSNAVVEFGNETANPGKNLFRAFLLSFPIVTILYIGVAYAVTGYLPKESHLLSENPVTESAKILFPEFVYSGFILFCPALALGTSINGLFLILMSSSEFVIEDGIFPKFLKRRFFLPSSKPILLTLFFLLSVFGLVSGWNLETLASYSTLGWLFLFVPLLIVFLRLEKKIKEEQRIPFPISRKFLRTSAYFGLFFILLFIVFLLNDLREEGRLFLLPFLFLSGLVYYMIRKRYLLRKYPSEKPFYWNQDELIKTNFRRNDHE, encoded by the coding sequence ATGGTAGAAATTCTTAAAACTTCCGGAGGAGTTCCTCAAAAGAAGATTTCTCTTTTTGGCCTAACCTGCCTAGCGATCGGACTCACCATCGGTGGCGGAGTTTTCGTACTTTCCGGAATCGTAGGAGCTTCCGTGGGACGTTATCTGCCATGGCTCTACGGTGTCGCGGCGATTCCGATGTTTCTCGCGATCGCCCCCGTAGCCGCGCTTGGGACGATCTTTCCCGCTAGCGGAGGAAATTATTTTTATCCGAGTCGGTTTCTTTCTCCGTTAGTCGCCTTTCTTGGTATTTGGTTTTTTATCATCACGGCATCCTTGGGGCAGATGCCTTTGTTCTGCATCTCAACCGCAAAATTTTTAGGCGATTTTTTTCCTATTTCGACGAAAATACTTTCGTTCTTGATTTTGACGTTTTTTTATCTCCTCAATCTTTTCGGTCTTCGTTTTGTCGTTTGGATACAAACTTCCATGGTCGTCCTTTTGGTTCTGGGACTTCTCGCTTTTATCGGAATTAGTATTCCCACTTACGTTCCGGATTTACCGACTGAATCCGAGTTTCCCGGTTGGAAAAGAACGTTGTACGGAATCTCTCTCTTAACATTTACCTATTTCGGATCCAACGCAGTCGTAGAGTTCGGGAACGAAACCGCGAATCCGGGTAAGAATCTTTTTCGAGCGTTCTTACTCTCGTTTCCGATCGTGACGATTCTCTACATTGGAGTCGCTTACGCCGTGACAGGATATCTTCCCAAAGAATCCCATCTATTATCAGAGAATCCGGTGACGGAAAGCGCGAAGATCCTTTTTCCAGAATTCGTATATTCCGGATTTATTTTATTCTGCCCCGCCTTAGCCCTCGGCACTTCGATCAACGGTCTTTTTTTGATTCTTATGAGTTCCTCAGAATTTGTGATCGAGGATGGAATTTTCCCTAAGTTTTTAAAGCGTCGATTTTTCTTACCTTCATCCAAACCTATTCTTTTGACCTTATTTTTTCTCCTTTCCGTTTTCGGTCTCGTGAGCGGTTGGAATTTGGAGACGCTCGCTTCTTATTCCACTCTCGGTTGGCTTTTTTTGTTCGTTCCTCTTTTGATCGTTTTCCTCAGGTTGGAAAAAAAAATCAAAGAAGAACAAAGGATTCCCTTTCCGATCTCCAGAAAATTTTTGAGGACTTCAGCCTATTTTGGACTATTCTTCATTCTTCTGTTTATCGTGTTTTTATTAAACGACTTACGGGAAGAGGGAAGGCTGTTTTTGCTCCCGTTTCTATTTTTGAGCGGTTTAGTATATTATATGATTCGAAAGCGCTACTTATTGCGCAAATATCCGAGCGAAAAACCATTTTACTGGAATCAAGACGAACTCATCAAAACAAACTTTCGGAGAAATGATCATGAGTAG
- a CDS encoding carboxymuconolactone decarboxylase family protein, producing the protein MSRIPLTEYETSSQKVKKEYEYQIEKNGKITHMKRTLLHSLPSYKAYMEWYVLKDEIVPFLGERAFTIFAHSISAQTDCLICSTFFRRILIEWGESPDSLVLNETETLLVEFGRQIVTDSNAVSDSVYLQLRKKFDDEQIVLLTAFAGIMIATNIFNNVLKVDLDPYLENFAKKEHNK; encoded by the coding sequence ATGAGTAGAATTCCTTTGACCGAATACGAAACCTCTTCGCAGAAAGTAAAAAAAGAATACGAATATCAGATCGAAAAGAACGGAAAGATCACCCACATGAAACGGACTCTTCTCCATTCTCTTCCGTCTTACAAAGCTTATATGGAATGGTATGTTCTCAAAGACGAAATCGTTCCATTTTTGGGGGAACGAGCGTTTACGATTTTCGCGCACTCGATTTCCGCGCAGACGGATTGTCTGATCTGCTCCACCTTCTTTCGAAGAATTCTGATAGAATGGGGGGAATCTCCGGATTCTCTCGTATTGAACGAGACCGAAACACTTCTTGTAGAATTCGGAAGACAAATTGTAACCGATTCCAACGCTGTTTCGGATTCGGTTTATCTGCAACTTAGGAAAAAATTCGACGACGAACAGATCGTCCTTCTGACCGCTTTTGCCGGAATTATGATCGCAACAAATATCTTTAACAATGTCCTCAAGGTCGATCTCGATCCGTATCTTGAGAACTTCGCAAAAAAGGAACACAACAAATGA
- a CDS encoding mycofactocin-coupled SDR family oxidoreductase, with the protein MSLEFKNQVVFITGAAHGQGRATALAFAKEGAFIVGFDVAKQLSYPAYTLGNTDELESLKKEVEALGSKALVFQGDVRNDADIQNAVQGTLDAFGRIDILFNNAGICAYGLSHELTEEAWDSMIDINLKGAWLVARRIIPILIAQKSGVIINNSSIAGLRGMNRLSHYAASKWGLAGLTKSWAIELAPHGIRVNSIHPTGVNTPMNDGLAFLEGATPQEIAERSAGNLLPVPWIEVEDVAEAVLYLSSKKSRYVTGGQLVLDAGLLTR; encoded by the coding sequence ATGAGCTTGGAATTTAAGAATCAAGTCGTATTTATCACGGGAGCCGCACACGGACAAGGGAGAGCGACCGCGCTTGCTTTCGCAAAAGAAGGGGCGTTCATCGTCGGGTTCGACGTCGCAAAACAACTTTCCTATCCCGCATATACGTTAGGCAATACCGACGAATTGGAAAGTCTTAAAAAGGAAGTCGAAGCACTTGGATCAAAAGCTCTCGTTTTCCAGGGCGATGTAAGAAATGACGCGGATATACAAAATGCGGTTCAGGGAACGTTAGACGCTTTTGGAAGAATCGACATACTATTTAACAATGCCGGCATTTGCGCCTACGGTCTCTCGCACGAGCTCACGGAGGAAGCTTGGGATTCTATGATAGATATCAACCTCAAGGGAGCGTGGCTTGTGGCGAGACGAATCATTCCGATTCTGATAGCCCAAAAGTCAGGGGTGATCATCAACAATTCTTCGATCGCGGGCCTGAGGGGAATGAATCGTTTGTCGCACTACGCGGCATCGAAGTGGGGACTCGCTGGTCTTACCAAATCCTGGGCGATCGAACTCGCGCCCCACGGAATTCGGGTGAATTCCATCCATCCGACCGGAGTCAATACGCCGATGAACGATGGCCTTGCCTTTTTAGAAGGAGCCACACCGCAGGAAATCGCGGAACGTTCCGCTGGAAATTTGCTCCCGGTCCCTTGGATCGAAGTTGAGGACGTCGCGGAAGCGGTTCTGTATTTGAGTTCTAAGAAGAGCCGTTATGTAACGGGAGGGCAACTGGTTTTAGACGCAGGTCTTTTGACACGCTGA
- a CDS encoding M20/M25/M40 family metallo-hydrolase, which yields MILLRFPLWILCFVLIGCFYSSPIRTIPLKQNSVSVNWEERTKEAVRILQDLIRIRTERKNEIEVVRYLQALLQKEGIPSKIYASKEHPEHANLVAVLEPKKPRSLKGIILGNHSDVVEADDSEWTVPPFSGQIVDGKIYGRGALDMKGLAVMQLVAFLELKRSNVELNRKVMFLSLADEESGSLWGARYMAKEHRRIFEDYDTMLNEGGIATKDVGIPGSTIFNIQYAEKGNLWIKLKAKGQGGHGSAPTSDYATLNLIRFYEEILRYDVGVRITEETRAYFYQLGTVASFPVSFFLKNASNPLILPFLSGTLKKSKHLSAMTSNTKAITGIQTLEGEGYNVLSGETLGKLDIRVLPGFDTKEYFEKIRGIAKKYSIEAEIIDEIGPDDSPLEDELFQILASVSVTKVPGSVAAPFMSSGKTDNARFRRIGIRCYGLNPAILTSKDTETLHGKDENISIENLKLGSQILFETLYQYTTP from the coding sequence ATGATTCTCCTTCGTTTTCCGTTGTGGATCTTATGTTTTGTTTTGATCGGTTGTTTTTATTCTTCTCCGATTCGAACGATTCCCCTCAAACAGAATTCGGTTTCGGTAAACTGGGAGGAAAGAACAAAGGAAGCGGTTCGGATCCTTCAGGATTTGATCCGTATTCGAACGGAAAGAAAAAACGAAATCGAAGTCGTTCGTTATCTGCAAGCGCTTTTACAGAAAGAAGGGATTCCTTCCAAGATCTACGCTTCGAAAGAACATCCGGAACACGCAAACCTTGTCGCGGTTTTGGAACCGAAAAAGCCGAGATCCCTCAAAGGAATCATATTAGGAAATCATAGCGACGTCGTGGAGGCGGACGATTCGGAATGGACCGTTCCTCCCTTTTCCGGACAAATCGTAGACGGAAAAATTTACGGGAGGGGCGCTTTGGATATGAAGGGTCTCGCAGTGATGCAACTCGTAGCGTTCTTGGAATTGAAGCGTTCCAATGTCGAGTTGAATCGGAAGGTAATGTTTCTTTCTCTCGCCGACGAAGAAAGCGGAAGCCTCTGGGGAGCCCGTTATATGGCGAAAGAACACAGAAGAATATTCGAAGATTATGATACGATGTTAAACGAAGGAGGTATCGCTACGAAGGACGTGGGGATACCGGGCTCTACGATCTTTAACATTCAATATGCGGAAAAAGGGAACCTCTGGATAAAACTCAAAGCGAAAGGGCAGGGCGGTCATGGAAGCGCTCCAACTTCCGATTACGCGACCCTGAACCTAATCCGATTCTATGAAGAAATTTTGCGTTACGACGTCGGAGTAAGAATCACAGAAGAAACTCGGGCATATTTTTATCAACTCGGAACGGTCGCCTCTTTTCCCGTCTCCTTCTTTTTAAAGAACGCTTCCAATCCTTTGATCCTTCCTTTTCTTTCGGGTACTTTGAAAAAGAGCAAACATCTTTCCGCAATGACGAGCAACACAAAAGCGATCACCGGAATTCAAACCTTAGAAGGGGAAGGATATAACGTTCTCTCAGGAGAAACATTAGGAAAATTAGATATTCGGGTTCTTCCCGGTTTTGATACGAAAGAGTATTTCGAAAAGATTCGAGGGATCGCAAAAAAATATTCGATCGAAGCGGAGATCATAGACGAGATCGGTCCGGACGATTCTCCGCTGGAAGACGAACTCTTTCAGATTCTTGCGAGCGTAAGCGTTACCAAGGTTCCGGGGAGCGTCGCCGCACCATTTATGTCCTCCGGAAAGACGGATAACGCGAGATTTAGAAGAATCGGGATTCGTTGTTACGGACTCAACCCCGCGATCCTGACTTCAAAGGATACGGAAACTCTTCACGGAAAGGACGAAAATATCAGCATCGAAAATTTGAAATTGGGTTCCCAGATTCTTTTTGAAACCCTCTACCAATATACGACCCCGTAA